From Pan troglodytes isolate AG18354 chromosome 11, NHGRI_mPanTro3-v2.0_pri, whole genome shotgun sequence, the proteins below share one genomic window:
- the DNAJB5 gene encoding dnaJ homolog subfamily B member 5 isoform X2 has protein sequence MFKIQLEPLKLRAWTLNGFVKFRNKETSAGPVAVMGKDYYKILGIPSGANEDEIKKAYRKMALKYHPDKNKEPNAEEKFKEIAEAYDVLSDPKKRGLYDQYGEEGLKTGGGTSGGSSGSFHYTFHGDPHATFASFFGGSNPFDIFFASSRSTRPFSGFDPDDMDVDEDEDPFGAFGRFGFNGLSRGPRRAPEPLYPRRKVQDPPVVHELRVSLEEIYHGSTKRMKITRRRLNPDGRTVRTEDKILHIVIKRGWKEGTKITFPKEGDATPDNIPADIVFVLKDKPHAHFRRDGTNVLYSALISLKEALCGCTVNIPTIDGRVIPLPCNDVIKPGTVKRLRGEGLPFPKVPTQRGDLIVEFKVRFPDRLTPQTRQILKQHLPCS, from the exons ATGTTTAAAATTCAGCTGGAGCCCTTAAAACTTCGAGCGTGGACGCTGAATGGGTTTGTAAAGTTTCG AAACAAGGAGACCAGTGCTGGTCCAGTGGCTGTGATGGGAAAAGATTATTACAAGATTCTTGGGATCCCATCGGGGGCCAACGAGGATGAGATCAAGAAAGCCTACCGGAAGATGGCCTTGAAGTACCACCCAGACAAGAATAAAGAACCCAACGCTGAGGAGAAGTTTAAGGAGATTGCAGAGGCCTATGATGTGCTAAGTGACCCCAAGAAACGGGGCCTGTATGACCAGTATGGGGAGGAAG GCCTGAAGACCGGCGGTGGCACATCAGGTGGCTCCAGTGGCTCCTTTCACTACACCTTTCATGGGGACCCCCATGCCACCTTTGCCTCCTTCTTTGGTGGCTCCAACCCCTTCGATATCTTCTTTGCCAGCAGCCGCTCCACTCGGCCCTTCAGTGGCTTTGACCCAGATGACATGGATGTGGATGAAGATGAGGACCCATTTGGTGCTTTCGGCCGTTTTGGCTTCAATGGGCTGAGTAGGGGTCCAAGGCGAGCCCCAGAACCACTGTACCCTCGGCGCAAGGTGCAGGACCCCCCAGTGGTGCACGAGCTGCGGGTGTCCCTGGAGGAGATCTACCATGGCTCCACCAAGCGCATGAAGATCACGAGGCGTCGCCTCAACCCTGATGGGCGAACTGTGCGCACCGAGGACAAGATCCTGCACATAGTCATCAAGCGTGGCTGGAAGGAAGGCACCAAGATCACCTTCCCCAAAGAGGGCGACGCCACACCTGACAACATCCCTGCTGACATCGTCTTTGTGCTCAAAGACAAGCCCCATGCACACTTCCGCCGAGATGGAACCAACGTGCTCTACAGTGCCCTGATCAGCCTCAAGGAG GCGCTGTGTGGCTGCACTGTGAACATTCCCACTATCGACGGCCGAGTGATCCCTTTGCCCTGCAATGATGTCATCAAGCCAGGCACCGTGAAGAGACTCCGTGGGGAGGGCCTTCCCTTCCCCAAAGTGCCAACTCAGCGGGGAGACCTCATTGTTGAGTTCAAAGTTCGCTTCCCAGACAGATTAACACCACAGACAAGACAGATCCTTAAGCAGCACCTACCCTGTTCCTAG
- the DNAJB5 gene encoding dnaJ homolog subfamily B member 5 isoform X4, whose amino-acid sequence MGKDYYKILGIPSGANEDEIKKAYRKMALKYHPDKNKEPNAEEKFKEIAEAYDVLSDPKKRGLYDQYGEEGLKTGGGTSGGSSGSFHYTFHGDPHATFASFFGGSNPFDIFFASSRSTRPFSGFDPDDMDVDEDEDPFGAFGRFGFNGLSRGPRRAPEPLYPRRKVQDPPVVHELRVSLEEIYHGSTKRMKITRRRLNPDGRTVRTEDKILHIVIKRGWKEGTKITFPKEGDATPDNIPADIVFVLKDKPHAHFRRDGTNVLYSALISLKEALCGCTVNIPTIDGRVIPLPCNDVIKPGTVKRLRGEGLPFPKVPTQRGDLIVEFKVRFPDRLTPQTRQILKQHLPCS is encoded by the exons ATGGGAAAAGATTATTACAAGATTCTTGGGATCCCATCGGGGGCCAACGAGGATGAGATCAAGAAAGCCTACCGGAAGATGGCCTTGAAGTACCACCCAGACAAGAATAAAGAACCCAACGCTGAGGAGAAGTTTAAGGAGATTGCAGAGGCCTATGATGTGCTAAGTGACCCCAAGAAACGGGGCCTGTATGACCAGTATGGGGAGGAAG GCCTGAAGACCGGCGGTGGCACATCAGGTGGCTCCAGTGGCTCCTTTCACTACACCTTTCATGGGGACCCCCATGCCACCTTTGCCTCCTTCTTTGGTGGCTCCAACCCCTTCGATATCTTCTTTGCCAGCAGCCGCTCCACTCGGCCCTTCAGTGGCTTTGACCCAGATGACATGGATGTGGATGAAGATGAGGACCCATTTGGTGCTTTCGGCCGTTTTGGCTTCAATGGGCTGAGTAGGGGTCCAAGGCGAGCCCCAGAACCACTGTACCCTCGGCGCAAGGTGCAGGACCCCCCAGTGGTGCACGAGCTGCGGGTGTCCCTGGAGGAGATCTACCATGGCTCCACCAAGCGCATGAAGATCACGAGGCGTCGCCTCAACCCTGATGGGCGAACTGTGCGCACCGAGGACAAGATCCTGCACATAGTCATCAAGCGTGGCTGGAAGGAAGGCACCAAGATCACCTTCCCCAAAGAGGGCGACGCCACACCTGACAACATCCCTGCTGACATCGTCTTTGTGCTCAAAGACAAGCCCCATGCACACTTCCGCCGAGATGGAACCAACGTGCTCTACAGTGCCCTGATCAGCCTCAAGGAG GCGCTGTGTGGCTGCACTGTGAACATTCCCACTATCGACGGCCGAGTGATCCCTTTGCCCTGCAATGATGTCATCAAGCCAGGCACCGTGAAGAGACTCCGTGGGGAGGGCCTTCCCTTCCCCAAAGTGCCAACTCAGCGGGGAGACCTCATTGTTGAGTTCAAAGTTCGCTTCCCAGACAGATTAACACCACAGACAAGACAGATCCTTAAGCAGCACCTACCCTGTTCCTAG
- the DNAJB5 gene encoding dnaJ homolog subfamily B member 5 isoform X3, with amino-acid sequence MFKRTVLSCPPPAAPPLQARGAFRSFPHSWGEDFLASLMFKIQLEPLKLRAWTLNGFVKFRNKETSAGPVAVMGKDYYKILGIPSGANEDEIKKAYRKMALKYHPDKNKEPNAEEKFKEIAEAYDVLSDPKKRGLYDQYGEEGLKTGGGTSGGSSGSFHYTFHGDPHATFASFFGGSNPFDIFFASSRSTRPFSGFDPDDMDVDEDEDPFGAFGRFGFNGLSRGPRRAPEPLYPRRKVQDPPVVHELRVSLEEIYHGSTKRMKITRRRLNPDGRTVRTEDKILHIVIKRGWKEGTKITFPKEGDATPDNIPADIVFVLKDKPHAHFRRDGTNVLYSALISLKEALCGCTVNIPTIDGRVIPLPCNDVIKPGTVKRLRGEGLPFPKVPTQRGDLIVEFKVRFPDRLTPQTRQILKQHLPCS; translated from the exons ATGTTTAAGCGCACAGTGCTCTCCTGCCCACCCCCAGCAGCACCCCCACTGCAGGCCCGAGGAGCTTTCCGGAGCTTCCCACACTCCTGGGGAGAAGACTTCTTAGCCAGCTTGATGTTTAAAATTCAGCTGGAGCCCTTAAAACTTCGAGCGTGGACGCTGAATGGGTTTGTAAAGTTTCG AAACAAGGAGACCAGTGCTGGTCCAGTGGCTGTGATGGGAAAAGATTATTACAAGATTCTTGGGATCCCATCGGGGGCCAACGAGGATGAGATCAAGAAAGCCTACCGGAAGATGGCCTTGAAGTACCACCCAGACAAGAATAAAGAACCCAACGCTGAGGAGAAGTTTAAGGAGATTGCAGAGGCCTATGATGTGCTAAGTGACCCCAAGAAACGGGGCCTGTATGACCAGTATGGGGAGGAAG GCCTGAAGACCGGCGGTGGCACATCAGGTGGCTCCAGTGGCTCCTTTCACTACACCTTTCATGGGGACCCCCATGCCACCTTTGCCTCCTTCTTTGGTGGCTCCAACCCCTTCGATATCTTCTTTGCCAGCAGCCGCTCCACTCGGCCCTTCAGTGGCTTTGACCCAGATGACATGGATGTGGATGAAGATGAGGACCCATTTGGTGCTTTCGGCCGTTTTGGCTTCAATGGGCTGAGTAGGGGTCCAAGGCGAGCCCCAGAACCACTGTACCCTCGGCGCAAGGTGCAGGACCCCCCAGTGGTGCACGAGCTGCGGGTGTCCCTGGAGGAGATCTACCATGGCTCCACCAAGCGCATGAAGATCACGAGGCGTCGCCTCAACCCTGATGGGCGAACTGTGCGCACCGAGGACAAGATCCTGCACATAGTCATCAAGCGTGGCTGGAAGGAAGGCACCAAGATCACCTTCCCCAAAGAGGGCGACGCCACACCTGACAACATCCCTGCTGACATCGTCTTTGTGCTCAAAGACAAGCCCCATGCACACTTCCGCCGAGATGGAACCAACGTGCTCTACAGTGCCCTGATCAGCCTCAAGGAG GCGCTGTGTGGCTGCACTGTGAACATTCCCACTATCGACGGCCGAGTGATCCCTTTGCCCTGCAATGATGTCATCAAGCCAGGCACCGTGAAGAGACTCCGTGGGGAGGGCCTTCCCTTCCCCAAAGTGCCAACTCAGCGGGGAGACCTCATTGTTGAGTTCAAAGTTCGCTTCCCAGACAGATTAACACCACAGACAAGACAGATCCTTAAGCAGCACCTACCCTGTTCCTAG
- the DNAJB5 gene encoding dnaJ homolog subfamily B member 5 isoform X1, with the protein MNCTPYHSSSFLKPFRYPFSTDISSIISTLDIPPFQPIINPFSTSAISICHSSPSISTSFSVSAISPPCTSTVPLAIFSPFFLPASTLTSSSFFSIKGSAMPWGSFVIPTRGLWVGGKGRREESRKRKRRQILKELALCLRRQEMYGPRAASRNKETSAGPVAVMGKDYYKILGIPSGANEDEIKKAYRKMALKYHPDKNKEPNAEEKFKEIAEAYDVLSDPKKRGLYDQYGEEGLKTGGGTSGGSSGSFHYTFHGDPHATFASFFGGSNPFDIFFASSRSTRPFSGFDPDDMDVDEDEDPFGAFGRFGFNGLSRGPRRAPEPLYPRRKVQDPPVVHELRVSLEEIYHGSTKRMKITRRRLNPDGRTVRTEDKILHIVIKRGWKEGTKITFPKEGDATPDNIPADIVFVLKDKPHAHFRRDGTNVLYSALISLKEALCGCTVNIPTIDGRVIPLPCNDVIKPGTVKRLRGEGLPFPKVPTQRGDLIVEFKVRFPDRLTPQTRQILKQHLPCS; encoded by the exons ATGAATTGCACCCCTTAtcattcctcttcttttctcaaaCCCTTCAGGTATCCATTTTCCACAGACATTTCCTCCATTATTTCAACTCTCGACATTCCTCCCTTTCAACCCATCATTAACCCATTTTCCACCTCAGCCATTTCCATCTGTCACTCATCCCCCTCCATCAGTACCTCATTTTCTGTATCAGCCATCTCCCCTCCCTGTACCTCAACAGTCCCCCTCGccattttctccccatttttcctTCCTGCCTCTACCTTAACATCCTCCTCATTCTTCTCCATCAAAGGCAGTGCCATGCCATGGGGCTCCTTTGTCATTCCAACACGTGGCCTGTGGGtaggggggaagggaaggagggaggaaagcagaaagagaaaaaggaggcagATCCTGAAAGAGCTTGCCCTGTGTCTGCGGAGGCAAGAGATGTATGGGCCTAGAGCAGCTAGCAG AAACAAGGAGACCAGTGCTGGTCCAGTGGCTGTGATGGGAAAAGATTATTACAAGATTCTTGGGATCCCATCGGGGGCCAACGAGGATGAGATCAAGAAAGCCTACCGGAAGATGGCCTTGAAGTACCACCCAGACAAGAATAAAGAACCCAACGCTGAGGAGAAGTTTAAGGAGATTGCAGAGGCCTATGATGTGCTAAGTGACCCCAAGAAACGGGGCCTGTATGACCAGTATGGGGAGGAAG GCCTGAAGACCGGCGGTGGCACATCAGGTGGCTCCAGTGGCTCCTTTCACTACACCTTTCATGGGGACCCCCATGCCACCTTTGCCTCCTTCTTTGGTGGCTCCAACCCCTTCGATATCTTCTTTGCCAGCAGCCGCTCCACTCGGCCCTTCAGTGGCTTTGACCCAGATGACATGGATGTGGATGAAGATGAGGACCCATTTGGTGCTTTCGGCCGTTTTGGCTTCAATGGGCTGAGTAGGGGTCCAAGGCGAGCCCCAGAACCACTGTACCCTCGGCGCAAGGTGCAGGACCCCCCAGTGGTGCACGAGCTGCGGGTGTCCCTGGAGGAGATCTACCATGGCTCCACCAAGCGCATGAAGATCACGAGGCGTCGCCTCAACCCTGATGGGCGAACTGTGCGCACCGAGGACAAGATCCTGCACATAGTCATCAAGCGTGGCTGGAAGGAAGGCACCAAGATCACCTTCCCCAAAGAGGGCGACGCCACACCTGACAACATCCCTGCTGACATCGTCTTTGTGCTCAAAGACAAGCCCCATGCACACTTCCGCCGAGATGGAACCAACGTGCTCTACAGTGCCCTGATCAGCCTCAAGGAG GCGCTGTGTGGCTGCACTGTGAACATTCCCACTATCGACGGCCGAGTGATCCCTTTGCCCTGCAATGATGTCATCAAGCCAGGCACCGTGAAGAGACTCCGTGGGGAGGGCCTTCCCTTCCCCAAAGTGCCAACTCAGCGGGGAGACCTCATTGTTGAGTTCAAAGTTCGCTTCCCAGACAGATTAACACCACAGACAAGACAGATCCTTAAGCAGCACCTACCCTGTTCCTAG